The Phoenix dactylifera cultivar Barhee BC4 unplaced genomic scaffold, palm_55x_up_171113_PBpolish2nd_filt_p 001324F, whole genome shotgun sequence genomic interval ATGGATCTTGACAGTCAAATGCTTTTACAGCAAAAGCTGCTTTACCCCGAAACAACTTTTGACCTCAAAAAGCAGTTTTTGCCAAAAGCTGCTTTTTGGCCAAAAGCTACAGCTTCCCCAAACAAATCCGTTGACTTTTATGTTGCTTAGTAGTACTTAGTACTTTTTTTCTCGATTATGTTCTAACAAACTGTATTCTTGGTTGCTTTGTCGGCAAATTCTTTGGACTAAAATGCTTGACAAATCACTGTATATGTCCTATAGGTTGATGCAATTGGATGTTTTGTAGTTATCCTGGTCATCGCAGTTGCTAGTCTACAGAAACTTTTGCCAATAATGTCACACATCAAACTTGGATACTCTCTACTTGTGAATTATGGATGatggaaaaaataaatatcacTTTGATTTGAACTGCAACGCCATTAGCATGATATTTATGGAAACATCTTGCCAACATGACACACATCCTCTTCCTCATACAGTTGTAAGCATTGGCATACCATAGAAACTAAAACTATATCAAAGCCACACATACACCTTGTTTTGTTACAATGTTATCTTGATCAACCAACACATATGAATATGTAAACCACATCCTGTTTTTATTAGTCACAAGATCCAAGAGATACCAATATGCTAGATCTACTCAAAGGGCCTTTGATACATGGACACTCTACCTAAGATACTAAGATCACACTGGGGACTTGTACTAAAATGTAACAAACTATGAGATAAATTAGTTTGATATGTGAAGGACAGCTCCCCTCTTATTAAGTGACTGAATATGACCATATAATGAATACACAAATCTCATATTTTACAGTATATAAAATTAAAGGCTAAGAGGTATTTAGATTAAACATCAAATGTAACACATAAATGAAGCAATTCTTTAGGTGTGCCCACATAAGCCCTAATACTTGAATTTGTAAATTATATTCTTGATTGTTTGATATCTACTTGAAGCCAATTAGAATTTCTTAGAAAGAAAAAGGCTCTTGCTTTATGCTATGGTTTGTGAATCATTGATTTGAGGGTGGGAGGCACACTAAAGTTCACAGACATGATAGAACACAACTGTTAGTTGGGAAACTGATGTAGGAACAGTTACATGTGAAGAAAAAATTCTCAACGTGGTAATCAAGGTACGACGTTGTGAAGAATGGAATGCATATGGGAAACCATTGAAAATCATCAGGTATCTTTTTGCGGTATGTCGATCTTTCCTGTCACATAAATTTCTTAAAACTCTAAACCTCAGTCACATGCccatccaatcccctcgttaGAAAAAACCGGATTTTGTTTACCACATGGGTTCCTGTCACACATCAAACTTGGATACTCTCTACTTGTGAATTATGGATTatggaaaaaataaatatcacTTTGATTTGAACTGCAACGCCATTAGCATGATATTTATGGCAACATCTTGCCAACATGACACACATCCTCTTCCTCATACAGTTGTAAGCATTGGCATACCATAGAAACTAAAACTATATCAAAGCCACACATACACCTTGTTCTGTTACAATGTTATCTTGATCAACCAACACATATGAATATGTAAACCACATCCTGTTTTTATTAGTCACAAGATCCAAGAGATACCAATATGCTAGATCTACTCAAAGGGCCTTTGATACATGGACACTCTATCTAAGATACTAAGATCACACTAGGGACTTGTACTAAAATGTAACAACAAACTATGAGATAAATTAGTTTGATATGTGAAGGACAGCTCCCCTCTTATTAAGTGACTGAATATGACCATATAATGAATACACAAATCTCATATTTTACAGTATATAAAATTAAAGGCTAAGAGGTATTTAGATTAAACATCAAATGTAACACATAAATGAAGCAATTCTTTATGTGTGCCCACATAAGCCCTAATACTTGAATTTGTAAATTATATTCTTGATTGTTTGATATCTACTTGAAGCCAATTAGAATTTCTTAGAAAGAAAAAGGCTCTTGCTTTATGCTATGGTTTGTGAATCATTGATTTGAGGGTGGGAGGCACACTAAAGTTCACAGACATGATAGAACACAACTGTTAGTTGGGAAACTGATGTAGGAACAGTTACATGTGAAGAAAAAATTCTCAACGTGGTAATCAAGGTACGACGTTGTGAAGAATGGAATGCATATGGGAAACCATTGAAAATCATCAGGTATCTTTTTGCGGTATGTCGATCTTTCCTGTCACATAAATTTCTTAAAACTCTAAACCTCAGTCACATGCCCATCCAATCCCCTTGTTAGAAAAAACCAGATTTTGTTTACCACATGGGTTCCTATGCTTGGTTGCACAAATGTTTTTTCCCTAATAACAATTACAATGCTATATCTAGGCTTGCAAGAATCTAAGGCATAAAGGTTAACATTGCGATGCAGACACCACAGCAATTAATCGATCATTTCTATTCATTTAGGAccatttcttttatatttattctaAGAAGCTAGGTATAAGTGCGTAGGGAATGAGTTTACCTTCTGAAATGGGGAGAATGCACATCCCAACAAAGCATTTTACTAAAGCATACTTCATCATGGGCAACCATGGATGATTTAATCAAAAGACTAGCTATAGGATCTTACAAAGTGATCTATAAGCAAATATGCTTAGCGTAGTCTAGAACCTCATCATCTCTAACCTACCTAGCCCATGCACCCTTTATTTGTTTGGATAAACACTGCTCACTTTTTTATAAGTCCCCTCACTCcaactcccaaaaaaaaaaaaaaagatctcttCTTAAAGGGGTGCCAGCAGTTGTCTTGAagacaaaaatcaaatttcatgAAAGACAAAAGGGTCTTAGCAATGCTTATATAATGGTCAGGGAGTTTCATCAAATAGACACGAATACAGGAGTTCCACAAACATAATATGATGCTCTATCGAAAGGGTTTAATATGGAACTAAATATAATTTGATAATAGGAAAGCATGGAAGAATTTGTTTAACACTACAAAATTTACAAATTGCGATGCATTATGAGGTGCTATTAGAAAAGGAAAACAAGCTAATGCTTCCAGCCCATCTCGTAAAAAATAATCTCAACAAGAATTACGAATTTCTGGATGAAAATAGCGGAAGATCTTTTTGCTCGCAAAGGAAAGAAATTCATTAAGCTATTTGGAAAAGACATTCCCAGCACAAATAACGCAACCACTTGAGTTATGAAGCATAATAGGTTATATATCATAACATCATTAACAACAAAATGGGATCCTAGATGGGATTCGATGAAGTCACACCTTTCTTCCAGGATTGCAGAACCCTCTTCAAATAGTTCCTCGACAGCACCAACTGATGAAAGTTTGTTCGTATGTTTACCAACAGTGTTCTgcgactttttcccaaaaagaagaGATGTAAACTTATTCTGATGCTTTTTTGGAGATGATGGTAGGACACAGCAATCAGATGAAGGTGGAATGATATCAACAACTAAGCAAGTGGTGTCATCTTTCAAGCCACTTGTTCTCAAAGCTTCCTAAAAAAACCAAATCCACAAGAATTAAGCAACGTGAGCTTAAAAAAAGCACTAAAACAAATATCTATAAGTAAAAAGACGTAAGCCATTAATGATTGGCATCACCTTAACAACAAGCTTTGCAGCAAGTTCTGCAGGTATCCCTCGGCACGCCTTCGCAGCCACCTCTGACGACAGAGCATCCCATATGCCATCTGACGCAATTATTAGCCGTCCTCCGGTTCTTGAAAGCTAACCATCcaatcaacaacaacaaaaaaactaTTATTCCATGGGATATGGAATACAACAAAACACCAAGTTTGATTTACACTCACCTTCACTTGCTTAACATGTGGTATCGGGACGATGAATTCACCCACATCTGTATCACCTATTGACCTTGAAAGGCACAAACCACCCGGCCAGCAGCGGAGCGGACCGACCTGAGAAGGCAGCACAAAACAAGTTTGCACTTCCCCATCAAGAAATGAACTTTGATCATAAAATTTGCAACAGAGTTTCTTCAGATTGTATACCTCCTGCCCGCCAGAGAGATTAAGCCTTCCAACCTCTCCCCCACTAGCAGTAACACGTTCCCTTTCCTCCGCATTCTCTTCCAGCCTATGATCGACGGTCAGCAAAGAAACCACACCACCCTGTGTATCCAGTATGCACCGCGAGTCGCCCACCGATGCGACCGTCACCCTCCACCCATCAACCACAACAAGGGTCACCGTCGTCCCCGAAGTCTCCCCTGATGACAACAATCAACGATCGGATTTTTCTCATCAGATAAACAAAAACCAACAGCAGGGCACGCATCAAGACTTGCCTTTGCGCTGGAAATCTATATCCGTCCTCACGAAGCCGGCAACCAGAGCCTGCGGAAGGGCCTGGAGCCACTCCTCCCTGCCCAGCCCCGGAGGAATCGCACTCATAACATTGTCCAAGAGATGCTCTTTCGCGAACACGGCCGCAGACACTCCATTGTGCCCATCGAAGATCTACAGACAAACATTGATTCCCGTAATCGAAACCAAAAAGAATATACAAGAAACGGGAGGAAGTTAAAGGAGATGGCGATGATACCGCGAAgacggagaaggaggaggaggagttgcCGGGGATCCGGAGGCAATCAGGCTTGATGAGGAAGTAGTCCTCGCCCCGCTTGGCGAAGGCGTGGTGGCCGCACTTGAGGGTGGGCTTCTCGGACTTGTCGCCGCGGAGCTCGCGGCCGATGAGGGTGGCGAGGGGGACCAGGGGAGGTCTCATGCTCGGATCCCGGTGCCGCCGGGCGTCGGTCATTAGCGACGACTCCGCGGTCTCCTCAAAACCCTAACACATGCTCGTGCCGGTCCTTCGAAGACCAATCTCATCTCAAAAACCGTATATTTCTTCCACCACTCGGATCAGAAAAcatagagtaaaagatcaagaaACGCATCGATGGAAACCCTAGGCGAGATCGGCGGAGGGGATCGGAGGCCCCAATGCCGGTCGGAGAAGTCGATCTCGGCGATGGAggaatcaagaaaaaggaaagagagggagggaaggagagTGGGCGTGGGGCCCAATGGGGGCGAAGATATCGAGGAGGGATAGCGAGAGATCGACTGAGCCCACGGGTTCGGGATTTGCGAATTGTGGCAGAAAAAAtccgagagagggagagaagggtTGGGGGGAATGGGATGTCGGTACCTACTGCGGAGGCCAAGGAGGGGAAGGGACCTGCGTCGTCTCTGTTCTGCGGCACCGTAGAAAAAGGAGAGACAGGGAGAGAAAGTAGTAATGATGGATAAAATACGGgggaataaatttttaaaagaaacgaGAAAGAacgggagaaagaaaagagttGGTATTTTGTTTTGGTTTGCAGCGGGAGTGGGGGGTGGGGGAGGGGCAAGGGGGAAGGTGTTTCGATTTCTGCTTTGCTTTTCCAGCTGCGCATTCaactttctccctctctctctctcttcaatcGCTAGAAGCTGTGTGCGCCCAGGTAACGGCAACAAAAAAGACTAAGATATCCTCCGGCTAGAAAAATACTGTAATGAGGACTGAGGAGGTTAGAATTAGATAagtgcttcttctttttttttcttccttttctttctttctttggttcgttctttcttctccttccttttcttctccttcttcttctttttttttattttttattttttttactaagaCAGATAATTTATACAAGATGTATataaatacatccaataaaatcagaaaacagaaaatcacaGAGCTCCAAAGATAGCTTCCATTTCCAGCCCACAGGTACTACCAGCATGGTTAGCCACATAGGCGGCCATTCAATTTACAATTCCATTAGCTTTtctaaatacatgcttagcTTGGACAGTACCAccatccatcatcatcatccagaTATCTCGAAGCAAAGGATGGTCGTAGTCGACAGCCCTCGGACCCTCTTGGATCTATCTGATGaccgtagccgagtcaccctccaggatGACTGAACTAGCTAGTAGCACTCGCCAAGCATGTCCAAGGCCCGCCCATGGAGCCTTCAACTCCGCACCAGAGACCATGATGTCGAGTAACTGACAACCACCTGCTGCCACTACTCTGGAGCATGAGTTTCTGATTACGAAACCCACGCCTCCCTTTGTGCCTCCATTCAGCacagacccatcaaagttgaccttaagaaagcttGGAGATAGAAGCTCCCAGGTAAAGAACATCGTATGGGGTACTGCTAAGGCAGAATGGCAACCTCAAATATTTCGAGCTGTCAAAGACCCTTCTACGCAGGAGACATGACTAATCTCCACCGTCTGTGCTCTGACACTCTCCGCTACGAGCCTCGGCGACAAACTATGCTTGTCAAAAGTTCGAGCATTCCTTGTCAGCCAGATTTGGTATACTGTGCAAGTCGTTCTAACAGCCTTCTGACGTATCAGTGAATTATCCAACCACCGACAGATGGTCCGTAAGAACAAGTGTTTTGACTCCAAACCTCCCTCAAGACTTAGGAGTTATGCATGCTAGTTAAGTGCCATTCCTGCCAAATATATGATAGTTATCCCGCATACAGTAGTTGTGCATGCTATACCCTCTCAAGCAAAACAAACTCAAATAATTTCACGATAATCTCAAGCCACTCGCGCTTGGCAGATAACAAGGGGAGCAGGGGAGAATCCAGATCACTGTGCCGACCGTGCGATTTATGCGCGTGCTGAGGAACGTGCCGTGGTTATCAAACCCAAACCCCAAGCGGTGAGTCAGACCGTGAAATCGGAGAACCGTACCTCGAGCCGGGTCCGGCTTTGTAACGAGACCGCTGTCAATGATCCGTACACCGAATCAGCCAAAACCCCACGCCCGCGGGGGACGTTGATGCGGTATGGGAGTTCCGACACGTGCACCAATCACACACGGGGCACATGCCCCGGCACCTGCGCAGGGAGGATCCCCACAATGTGAACCAGCGCCATGATATTATAGTGTAACTAGTGTCCCACCAAACATACATCATTTGTGGTAACAATGCCATTTTAGGTTAGAAAGAATAAGTAATCCTTCTGTTTTTTTATTCCAATTTCATTGCTAAGCCTACCAGATAGGGGGAAAATGGATCAGATGATATCAATCGAGATCTATTTTTCaattcaaatctattcggatatgaataaaaatttgaGATTAATGTGCgtattcatatccatatctattaaagaaaaatagataaaaaataaatagactatttgaatatctatttttatttgtaattttatttaattttatatagcattcatgactttttaagaaaaataaatgattgtattaatatactattaaattaatttatcatttactttataatatttttgattctgtggtcataaaatttaattatccgaCTTATATtcgtatttatatttatattttcagtatcagatttatatttgcatctattgaagaatattaatataaatttttgTATCAGACTAATATTGGTATCTATATCAGTAtccatcaaataaaataaatatggatatcgaTATACTAATATTCGATCCAGTAGTGTCACATTTTCATAGCAAAAGTAAATTGGGTTTATTATCTACCAAGCTAATGGATATTTGGACTAAACGGCACATAAATAATGAAGCAAAGTCTAAGCTCGCGTTGAAGGATATATAGAAAGATGGTTCGAGGATATTATTATATGATCAAGAACGTCTATATGTACCACCACATGGCTTGAGGCATGGTCCAACAATAGAGCTAGTGGAACCGCACTAAGTTGTTTGCAAAAGAACCTTTACAACCAAAGGGATTTATAAAGATCagatatatgaatgttttgataAACAAAGGATCATTGATGCTAGAATGAAGCTTTTCCCTCCTCCATATAAACACCAACTAATGCTCGTCACGTCAAGTGATACCTAGGAATCACACTCGAGACTTAACCAATAACCACCCTCCATACACATTAGGAATCTCTTAAATTGGCACTtgagaatgtgcaatgagatcATGAAATGTTGCTCATGTTTCAAGGAACGGAGTCATCTTTATTTAAAATCATAGGTGCCAGATAAATAAAACATGAGGCCACTTACGAACGCCAAAACTATGATAGACTTGTTCTGTTTGCTAGCCACCATTATTCGCCTATTGAAGCAGGCAATTAGGGGTCTAGGATACACCCTTTGTTGGATTTTCTCTTTTGCTTTCAAGCACTAAAAAATCTGGAAAAGTTGTGCAACAATAAATATCGTAGAGAAAcaacatattttgaaattaaaacCAAGTGTAAATCGCAGTAAATTTGTAAGATTGATCACAAATCTTTTATGAAAAGTAAAAGTTTAACAAAGTAAGGCTTAGAAGTAATATAAGCAAAAGGCTAAACTACATAATAACCCTCCAAATGCATTAACCCTGAATCCATGGATAACTAATACTCTCACTATTTCAAGTAACGGATTGATTCAGCATACCATCTTTCACACCCCTTCAACCaataagactgttcttcatcaaGTTGGTAGTTGGTACCAAAGAGACAAACTGACCTAAACCACTGTAGAGAAAACCTTTTTGTCAGGCAACTTTTCTAGGATACAATTCTTCTCATTATTAGCAGAGGGAAAAGTCCACAATAGTGGTGCAACTTGATGCATTTAGATCAGTAGAACATGAGAACAAGAAATAATCATATATGATTTAGTCTCTTCGCCTATCAACTGTTCGTGAGAAGCTAATCTTATAAAATGCAACTCAAAAGGATAACTACTTGCAACAAACTCATCATCTTACTAGATATAAGTTATAAAGATTCATTGTAATTTTTCAGACTAAGCCTTCGACGTCACACAAGATATGTTCATGATAAGATATGGTGAATgtatggttttaaacaacgGCAATATAACTGTTATAACAGTTTAATACACCCTTATTATGAAGAAATATAATAGCTATTATTTTGTATTATTTTctgttattttctatttttttaataacaagCATTATAACACAAATGATGAATGTTGTTTATTTATACTTTCTTTATTTATACACAGACATAtagagaggccaatggggcTGCGGATTAGGTGACATCGTATGTGGCCAACTATTTCAGAAATACTCTGCAGGTGGAGGAGAGGAGTTACCTAGTGCACTCCAAGAGctattgttttttaatttttgtttggtTGTATCCGTACCCACAT includes:
- the LOC120108417 gene encoding probable protein phosphatase 2C 33, which gives rise to MTDARRHRDPSMRPPLVPLATLIGRELRGDKSEKPTLKCGHHAFAKRGEDYFLIKPDCLRIPGNSSSSFSVFAIFDGHNGVSAAVFAKEHLLDNVMSAIPPGLGREEWLQALPQALVAGFVRTDIDFQRKGETSGTTVTLVVVDGWRVTVASVGDSRCILDTQGGVVSLLTVDHRLEENAEERERVTASGGEVGRLNLSGGQEVGPLRCWPGGLCLSRSIGDTDVGEFIVPIPHVKQVKLSRTGGRLIIASDGIWDALSSEVAAKACRGIPAELAAKLVVKEALRTSGLKDDTTCLVVDIIPPSSDCCVLPSSPKKHQNKFTSLLFGKKSQNTVGKHTNKLSSVGAVEELFEEGSAILEERLGKNFPLKANSSPFRCAICQMDQTPNEGLSATAGTHFSPTSRSSEGPYLCVECRRKKDAMEGKRLSQSTVSRRKEW